ATTGTTCACACTGGAGAAGGGTgaactacctgaaaggaggttgtagtgaggtggaAGATTCACTTCCTCTCCCAGGTGACAATGTCTTATTTATGGCAGTTAAAGGGAATTCCTAGAGCAGGTTCCCAGCATAGAAGGTATTTATGGCTCACCTGCAATGTTTCACCTGGAGAAATTCACCATTTCACCCCTCCCTGCCAAAGGATGTGCTGCATCCCTCTGCTGGACAAGGGTggctcagaaatgttttcaactAATGACAAAGCTGAGTGAGAAAAGGCAATGAGTAGCGTGATGTATTTTGACGTCATGCTGCTGAGATGAATACTTGTATTTAGCTGCTTCTTTACTATAGTCAGAGGTTTTCTTTAACTGTAAGACCGTGGATTAACTTATTTCTACTGGATTCACTTTGGCTCGGTCTGCCATTGGGTGTATTCTGGCCACCTTTGCAGAGTTTTGACAGCTGCAGACAGAGTAACCCACCCTgaatcagaaagcaaaggctgagtAACCCTGGGCAGGTTTCAGCCACGAGTAAAAGCAGCTGTCGTTTATGTCACTTGTAGCTTTTGTTCATCTTCAGCAGGAAGGAGCCCATCCATTGGAAATGGTCAAATCTTTTCCTGAGTAGTCAGGAGATTTAGAATACACTTAATAGAAATGCTTCTTCTAAAGGAGGGACACAAGGAGGTCAAACAGGGCCCTTCCAATACAAACTAGTGATtaagcagcacaaagcaaattAAGAGCGTGCTTCTaggccaccaaacttccatgtttactagatcaggttgcccagggccccatccaacctggccttgaacacctccagggacaggacatccacaacctccctgggcagcctgtgatAACCATTCATATTTAAGAAATGAACTTCAGACTCTGGTGTAGCAAAACTCAATTTTATAGTGCAACATTTAAGCAATCAGAAAGACGTTAAGACAGAGAATGGGGTCCCAAAGGAGTTCTGTTACAGGAAACAAGCAGCACCAGTCGTTTCAAAACCCTACtggttttatttactgtttCGTTTCAAAAGTCCCCTGTGGTTTCTGCAGAAATTCTCCATGTTgcatctgcaaaaataaaaagctctgtgctggagaTTGCAAGCAGGTCTTAAAAGTGAGATTTAAGCCGTCAACACAGATTTCAGCATCTTCTGTAGTAAGTTATTTTTTGCTAGTTTATGTCTTGCAAATTGTGCCAACACTTTACATAAGTTCCTAGGTATCTTGGATGTCTTGTTCATGGCCTTAGCTAAGTGCAGCGAAGGCCACtcttataaaataaatactaaagaGCAATAAATACTTTATATTCGTTgctgattaaaaatgaaagcaagcagtgGCAGATAATATTTCCACATTTATGGACAtgtatttgctttctctctgtcCACACagacatttccttctttccccttcctggTTGTCTGTTGCATAGTTATAGACACATACACCTGTCCTTAGCACGTGTTCTCCCACTTAAGCCACCCCAGTTCTTCCATCTTTTCAGGTCAGTTTCCTCACTTTTGATCATGATGGTTGCTCTGCTTTGGGTGTTTTTCTATTGGTCCCCATCTGTGCTGAGCTAAGCACAGTCCTTATCTGAGGCCTTTCTGGTGCTGGTGAGCCTGAAAACATCACATTTCACAGATGGTACTCGGTCATCTGTCCTAATGTGGCAGTTGCCTTTGTACCACAGGGCAGGAGGTGTCAAACACTAGAGTGTCAGTCCCATCCACAGCTGTGGGAGTCAAACCCACCTCACTGGAATGGGTGAGGAGACTGAGAAGTCATCACCAGCCCATGTGTAGGGATGTCTGCTGTGAAAGTCTGCTGTGAGGCCCGCAGCCATCTCATTGAGAAGATGATATATATCAAGTCAATtaatataatcacagaatctggaaaagacctctgagatcacccagtccaaccagcagcccacccccaccatgcctacagaccacgtccctcagtgccacatccacacggttcttgagcacctccagggacagtgactgcaccacctccccaggcagcctgggtgcaaaactgaacacagcactcatgttgtggcctcaccagagctgagtacagtgGGATGACTACCTCCCTGCTCCcgctggctgcactatttctgatacaagccagaatCCCACTGACCTTCTTGGCAACTTgggcacacttctggctcatgttcagctgtcTGTCTACTAATGCCGGCAGATCATTTTCCCATTCTCTTCTCAGTTTCACTATCTGCTAAAATTAATGTTGTACTTATCCAAACTTTGCTATCACAGATGAAAATACGAGTATTTGGGAGTCTGGTTTCATTTGCTAATAATATGtttattaattttctgtttgcttatttctgtatgactgaaaactgacagaaaaaatTGTATGACAGGACTGAGCAGAAATGCACTTCGAGTTCTGGAAGGCAGCAAATTATCAGCAGCAATACAATATAGCCCTCATAGAGAAATACAGGGAAAGCACAAAATTTTACCAAGATTCTGTTaatatttcctttgtaaaatCCAAACCCTGTTGCTTTTAAAGGAACTACATGACCAGGGTCTTActgaatattgttttaaaaaatatgacttttagcctgcaatttttttttcttgtaaatcaTTCCTATACATTTGCATCTGTATGGATTTGCAGTATGTGACTTCTCTTATGTTTTGGTGGCTGTTCAGGTGATGGTAGGTAAGTTACTTGGTACAGATGCCCCAGCCTAGTATCCATTCTGCTTAAAATACTGTGCTCGAGCAACCACGTCATTGCTGTAGTCATCATGGGTAGTGCCGATGTCCATTCTATCATAGCTTCGGACATTCCCTGTTCCAGCATTGTAGGCAGAAATCCCACCTGAAATGAAACACACAAGGAAGTAATGCAGATTTAATATTCCAGCCTGAAAGTGAGATAGggtgcaccctcagcaagtgtGGGGATGATGCCAAGatgagtggtgcagctgatacggtagaaggaagggatgccatccttAGGGACATGGACAAACTTGAGGAGAAGGCCCATGTGAACCTGATGATGTTCAAAAAGGCCAAGAAAAACCCACTGAAAACAGCCCTGCGGAGAACTTGGAGGTCATGGTGAACAAAAAGAGCCGGCAGTGTGCTCTttcagcctggaaggccaacagtatcctgggctacatcagaagaggggtggcagcagatagaggtgattgttcccttctgttctgcccttgtgaggccccacctagagcactgtgtccaggtctCAGGCCCCCAACACAGGAATGATGCGGAGCTGTTGAAGTGGGTCAACAGGAAGGTAATGAGGATGAttgaagggctggagcacctttcctacaaagaaagactgagggaattgggcttgtttagcttggagaagagagggctctggggagacctcattgtggccttgaAAGGAACTTATAAATGGAAGACTAACTTTGTACATGGTCTGATAGTAGTAGGACAAGGGCGAATGGTTTTCAACTAAAATAGTTGGATTAGATgttaaggggaagttctttactcagaggatgaTGAGGCCAAGATGTAaggatggggcactgagcaatctgatctagtggAAGACCACTGCCCTTAGCAGATGGTTAAAGCTAGGTGGTTGTTAAGGTGCCTTCCTACCCAaattatgattctatgaaatcattCAGTGTGTACTTGTCCTGAAGTTTTTCTTCACTCCTGGACAAAATCTGTGGTCTGCACATTACCTTTTAGCTGTTGATCCCTTGTCCAGCGCGggaattttctctgtattttctttatcatGTCGATAAGTATTCTCGTGCCCTGCCTGATATGGGTTTCTCCATTCCATGTTCCCTCAATTTTATGGTATCTTTTGTCAACCTgcaaatattaagaaaaaaagacatttcccTGCAGTAATGGAAAGTACGTATTTGAGACTTACTTTTATTTGTATGACAGTACTTCGTTAGGTTTTAATGGAGCATCGGCAAATACCTGCATTAAACCAAATCCATTTCCATTGTCACCCCAGCCATTCTTCAGTACTTTGCCAGCATGGGATTCCCGAGAGATGATGCCAGCAATCAGAGCAGGCTCAATACATAATGCTTCACCAGCTCTCTTAATGAGTGCTTTGTATCTATTCATACTCCCTAGGTCCCGTTCAGCAATCTTCTTTGAAGCTTGAACTCctgtaatgaaaacagaaagatgtcTCATCTCAGGGAGGAGGTAGACCTTGCCTATAGTGTTACTCAGGTTCAGCAGCTAGTTGTGTgttcagcattttgaaaatacaaaggaCTTGGGCTTATTGTGCTTCTGTAAAAAGAGCAATCCAACCGAACAGTGAGACTCACCACAGTAGTTTAAGCCCTCTGGTTTCGCAGTTTTGCATGAAGCCCCCGGGGTATTGATTCTGCTTACGCTGCCATAGCAGTCCGTGCGGCCATGGCAGACACCTGAAAATGTTGTATGAAAAGACATAAGTGCCCTTTACTGTGCGTCCTACACTTTGCATCCTGCAGCCTGCACTTTGCAGCTTGCACCCTACACCTTACACCCTGCACCCACCCACCCCTCAGAGGTGACCTTCAGCAAGACTTGCAGGAGAAGTGAGCACCTTATGTCCCAACACAATTTGATAACGATTGAAGTTTTGGGaaggggagatggagaggtGTGTTAATCTGGGACTGCTCAAGGGATGAACACATAggggcagcaggatgctgaCT
The Coturnix japonica isolate 7356 chromosome 1, Coturnix japonica 2.1, whole genome shotgun sequence DNA segment above includes these coding regions:
- the LOC107307139 gene encoding lysozyme g isoform X1 → MYPRGLPGQRLFCMLRKNDAMRLVLTLLGLTALLGVCHGRTDCYGSVSRINTPGASCKTAKPEGLNYCGVQASKKIAERDLGSMNRYKALIKRAGEALCIEPALIAGIISRESHAGKVLKNGWGDNGNGFGLMQVDKRYHKIEGTWNGETHIRQGTRILIDMIKKIQRKFPRWTRDQQLKGGISAYNAGTGNVRSYDRMDIGTTHDDYSNDVVARAQYFKQNGY
- the LOC107307139 gene encoding lysozyme g isoform X2, which encodes MLRKNDAMRLVLTLLGLTALLGVCHGRTDCYGSVSRINTPGASCKTAKPEGLNYCGVQASKKIAERDLGSMNRYKALIKRAGEALCIEPALIAGIISRESHAGKVLKNGWGDNGNGFGLMQVDKRYHKIEGTWNGETHIRQGTRILIDMIKKIQRKFPRWTRDQQLKGGISAYNAGTGNVRSYDRMDIGTTHDDYSNDVVARAQYFKQNGY